The segment GAGTTCACCATCCGGCGGATGAAGCGGCTGGAGCCGCGCATCGCCGAGATCGTCGAGGCGCATCTGGATGCCATGGCGGCCGGCGGTGCCCCGGCCGATCTGGTCTCCGAATTCGCTTTGCCGGTACCGTCATTGGTGATCTGTGAGCTGCTCGGCGTGCCCTATGACGACCGTGACGACTTCCAGCACCGTTCGGCACGTCAACTCGATCTCTCGCTGCCGATCGCCGAGCGGATGGAGCTGCAACAGCAGAGCCGCAGCTATATGCACAGCCTGGTGCGACAGGCACGCCGGACGCCCGGCGAGGACATCCTCGGCATGCTCATCCGCGAGCACGGCGATTCGCTCAGCGATGACGAACTGGTCGGCATCGCCGGGCTGCTGCTGCTGGCCGGGCATGAGACGACGTCGAACATGCTGGGGCTCGGGACACTTGCCCTGCTGCGCCGGCCCGACCAGCTGGCCCTGGTGCGCGATGACCCGGATGCCATCGGTCCCGCGATCGAGGAACTGCTGCGCTGGCTGTCGGTGGTGCACCACGCCATTCCGCGGTTCACCACCGCCGACGTGGAAGTGTCCGGCGTGGTCATCCCGGCCGGTGCGCTGGTCTTCGCGTCGCTGCCCGCGGGTAACCGCGACCCGGCCTTCATCGACCGGCCCGACGAGCTCGACTTGCGGCGGGGCGCACCCGGGCACCTCGCCTTCGGACACGGTGTGCACCACTGCCTCGGGGCGCCGTTGGCCCGGATGGAGATGCGGATCGCGTTCCCCGCACTGCTGAACCGCTTCCCCACGCTGGCGCTGGCCGAACCGTTCGAAGATGTCGAGTTCCGGGACTTCCACTTCATCTACGGGCTACGGTCACTTCCGGTGAGGTGGTGACGATGAGAGTTGAAGCTGACCAGGACTCCTGCATCACCGCGGGCAACTGTGTGATGGTGGCCGACGCGGTGTTCGATCAGGATGACGACGGCCTGGTGGTGGTGCTCACCGAGCAGGTCCCCGAAAGCGAGATCGAGCGTGTCCGCGAGGCCGTGAAGCTGTGCCCCGCGTCGGCGTTGAGGCTGCTGGACTGAGCTATCCGCGGCGGCCGGACCCCGAGTCGGATCGGGTGCGGCAACGAAGCGCGCGGGTCGGGCTCGCTAACCGTGATACCGGCCCCGAACAGGACCTTCGGGGTTATCCACAGGCGTCCAGAATGTGCTACCCACGTCGGCATGCGCGAGTAGAATCGCACACATGTTCGAAGAACTGGATCGGGTGGATCTCGCCGGAATGAGCGACGACACACTCATCTCGGCGGTGACGGCGGCGACACGCTCCGAGGCCGCCGCGGCGGCCCGGCGGTTGGCACTGGTCGCCGAGGTCACCGCCCGCCAGTGCGATGACGAGGACGACATCTGCGCTCATCAACTCATCGACGGCTGGGCCTACGCGAAGGCTCAGGTCGGTGCGGCCTGCAACCTGAGCCCGTGGGCCGCCTCCAAACAGATGCGGATCGCCCAAGCCCTGCGTGACCGGTTGCCCCGCACCGCGGGCATGTTCGCCAAGGGGTTGGTCTCGGCCGCGGTGGTCGATTCGATCACCTGGCGTACCCGGCTGGTCACCGATGCCGACGCCCTGGCGTTGATCGATGCCGGTATCGCCGGCAGCGCCACCGAGTTCGGGACTCTGTCCGAGAAGGGTCTGATCGAAGCCGTCGATTATTGGGTGCACAAGTTCGATCCGTGCGCGGTGATCCGCTCCCAGACGGCCGCCAGGGACCGGTGCATCGAGTTCGGTGATCGCGATGACGCCGACGGTGTGGTGTCATTCTGGGGACGGATGCGTGTCACCGATGCCCAGATCAGCGACACCCGCCTCGATGAGTTGGCCGACGGTGTGTGTGACAACGATCCCCGTACCAAGCGGGAACGCCGCGCCGATGCGGTCGCGGCGGTCCTCGCCGGGGCGCAACGGCTTACCTGCCTGTGCGGGAACCCTGACTGCGCCGGCTCGGGCAAGGATCCGCGGGCGGGCGGGGTCACCATCTACGTGTTTCCCGAGCAGGCACCCGATACCGGGCACGGCGCGCCACCGGTGCCGGACCCACAGCCCGCAGCACCCTCTCCCGCACCGACCGGCCCTACCCCGGTCTCGCCCGCAACTGACAGCACCTCGAGCCACGAGCAGCCGGCCGCCGAATCGGGCGCCCCCGACCAGCCCACACCCGCCGCACCCGCGGCGCGGTTCGGGTCGGGTGCCGGGATCTCACTGGACGGAGCGATCATCCCCGCCCGCCTGCTCGCCGAACTCGCCGCCGGCGGCGCCACCGTCCGTACCCTGGCGCACGCCGGCAACTTGGGCACAGAACCGCGCTACCGACCCTCCGCCAAGCTCGCCGCGTTCGTCCGGATGCGCTCGATGACCTGCTGCTTCCCCGGCTGCGGGCGACCCGCCCACAAGACCGACCTCGACCACGTGACCCCGTGGCCTGCCGGGGCCACCCATCCCGGCAACCTGCGACCACTGTGCCGCGAACACCACCTGCTCAAAACCATGCGTAGCGGGTGGACACCGTCCGCCCACGCCGACGGCTCCACCACCTGGACCGCACCGACCGGGCATCGGTACACCACCACACCCGGCGCGGCGATCCTGTTCCCGCACTTCAACATTGACACCCCGGTACCGCGGGTTCGCCGCATCAGCCTGATCGGCGACCCCGCGGGCCGTGGCTCCGCCATACCGAGACGGCAACGCACCCGCGCCCAGACCCGGGAACAACGCGTCAACGCCGAACGCACCCGCAACGCCGCCGAACTCTCATTGCAATTGATGCGCGAGCAGATCGCCCGAGAAGACTCGGCCCGCACAGAGAAGGCCGGCATGGCAAAGCCTGGCGGTGCCCAAGGACGAGCCGCAGGCTACTTCGATACCGGACCGACGTTTCCCGGCGTCGATCCATTCACCGACGCCGACCCACCGCCCTTTTAGCGCGGGTCGCTGTCCGGCGAATCATGACGCAGGTCGATGACGCCGGCCCGCACCAGTAGCACGATGCTGACCACGAGAACCCACAGCGGGAACGCCAGCGTGAGCCACATGCTGATATCGGCGGCAAGCAGGAGACCCAGCGCCACAAGGTAAGTCATGATGACCAGCCAGCGCGGCATCAAGCCGGTGCGCAGCCAGATGGTGGCCAACGACATCATGAAGACGGCCGCCATGCGAATGCCATAGGTCGTCGCCAGGGTGTGCAGCATCCCCTGCCCCAACAGCGCCACCTCGTCCATCACGGTGACGTCGGGTATGCCGGCCCGACTGGCTGCGAGACCGGAACCCACTGCCGAGGCGACGAACACCATTGCCAGGAAAAGCAGTCCGCTACCGACGAAGACCGTCGAGAAGAACTTGTCCTCGTACGTGCCGAACCCGTCGCGAACCACTCCGATGAACCAAAGGAACGTGATGCCGGCGAACGGCATCAGGATCGCCGACACCCGCAACTGCGCGCTGGCGCCTTCAATCCACTGCGAGCCGGGTTCGGCACCCTCGGGTAGGGCGGTGCGGATCAGCACTAGCGACGTGCCGAACAGGACCGCGAACAACACTCCGGCCAGGGCGGCGGCGCGCGGGGTCGTCAGCCTGCGGAGGTGCCGGTTGGGATCCATGACTACGGCTGGCCTGGCAGCAGTCTGATCATGAGTCCGTTGCTCTCGGCCAGCACGTTGCCGTCGGCGTCGCGCAGTTCGGCATTCACAAAGGCTTTGCGGCCCTCGGCTTCTCGTAACCAGCCGCGGACCGTGAGCGGAGTGTCGATCGGCGTCACCCGGCGATAGTCGACGTGCAGGAATGCGGTGCGGCTGATCGGCCGCCCGGTCGCGTGGATGATCATGCCGAACACCGAATCGAACAGCAGCGGCAGCACGCCACCGTGCACGGCCTGGTTGCCGCCCACGTGGAAGCGGCTGAACTGCACGGTCAGCTCCACGCCGTCGGCCTCGAATGTGGAGACGTGCCACGGCGGCATCAACAGGCTGCCCGCACCGGGCAACGAAGGCACCCGGTTCGCCGGGCCGACACCCTCGGCGGCCTGATGCGGTTCAAGCAGTGCCACCAGTTCCTCGACGCGGTCCGCGGCGGCAGACCAGGTGTCGCTGTCCGGGTTCACCGACACCGCCAGATCCTGAGCTCGGCGCATGGCGGTCAGGAAACGCGCGAAACCCGGCCCCGGATCGGCCGCCTCGAAGACCGGAAACCCGCCGTGCCGGTCGTACTGCGGGTCGACGCGGCGCGGATCCAGTCCGAAATCGGTCACGCCAGGATGTCCCGGCGCACGATGGTCTGCTCCCGCCCCGGCCCCACGCCGATGCACGAAACATGGGCTCCGGCAAGCTCTTCGAGGCGCAATACGTAATCGCGGGCCTTGGCCGGCAGGTCATCGAACTCGCGCGCGCCGGAGATGTCCTCCCACCAGCCAGGCAGCTCTTCGTAGATGGGTTCGGCACGCGCGATATCGGACTGCGTCATCGGCATCTCGTCGGTGCGCTTGCCGTCGACGGTGTAGCCCACACACACCGGGACGGTTTCCAGGCTGGAGAGCACGTCGAGCTTGGTCAGGAAGTAGTCGGTGATGCCGTTGACGCGGGTGGCGTAGCGGGCGATGACAGCGTCGAACCAGCCGCAGCGGCGCGGCCGGCCGGTGGTCACACCGACCTCACCACCGGTCTTGGCCAGGTACGCGCCGTGCTCGTCGAACAGCTCCGTCGGGAACGGGCCCGACCCCACCCGGGTGGTGTAGGCCTTCAGGATGCCCAGCACCGTGGTGATGCGGGTCGGCCCGATGCCGGAACCCACGGCCGCGCCACCCGCGGTCGGGTTCGACGAGGTCACGAACGGATAGGTGCCGTGATCGACGTCGAGCAGCGTGCCCTGCGAACCCTCCAGCAGCACCGTCTCGCCGTTCTCCAGTGCTTCGTTGAGCAGCAGCCGGGCATCGGCGATGCGGTGCTTGAAACCGTCGGCCTGCTCCAGCAGCGTGCTCACCACCTCGTCGGCGTCGAGTGCCTTGCGGTTGTAGATCTTGACCAGGATCTGGTTCTTGAGCTCGAGTGCCGCCTCGATCTTCTGGGCGAGCAGGGCGGGATCGAGAACATCGGCGGCCCGGATGCCCAGCCGCGCGACCTTGTCCTGGTAACAGGGCCCGATCCCGCGACCGGTGGTGCCGATCTTCTTGTTGCCCATATAGCGCTCGGTCACCTTGTCGATGGCGACGTGATACGGCATGAGCAGGTGGGCGTCGGCGGAGATCAGCAGCCTCGACGTATCCACGCCCCGGTCCTCGAGCCCGGAAAGCTCGGTGAGCAACACGCCGGGGTCGACCACGACACCGTTGCCGATGACGTTGGTGACACCCGGGGTGAGGATGCCCGAGGGGATGAGGTGCAACGCGAAATTCTCCCCGGTCGGCAGCACCACGGTGTGACCCGCGTTGTTACCGCCCTGGTAGCGAACTACCCATTGCACACGTCCACCGAGTAGATCGGTGGCCTTACCTTTGCCCTCGTCGCCCCACTGGGCACCGATGAGCACGATTGCCGGCATGGCATTTCTCCCGCTTAAAGTGATGCAGCCGGTGACCCACCCTATCCGAGCGGAGCCATAGGAGAGGCCTTGACCACCACAAACGGCCGGCCCGATTGCGCAGTGTTGCTGTTCGGCGGGCACCGCGCGCCCCGCGGTTTAGCCCATCTACCTGCGCTGACGGTACAGGAAGCCACTCAGGTCGACGCGGTGACAAACTGTCGGCGCATCGTCGTGGTCGGCGCCGACAAGGATCTGGCCACGGTGCTCACCCGGCTGATGAAGACCGAAAAACTGGCCGTCGAGGTGGCATTCGTGCCCCGCAGGCGCACCGCCGCCACCCGCGCCCACGGACTGCCGGCGGGTCGGCGGGCGGTCCGCGCCGCCCTCACCCACGACGCCACCCGGGTACCGCTGATCCGCGATGATTCCGGGCGTGTGCTCGTCGGCGCCGGCTTGTGGGTGGGTGAGACCGAACTGGAGAAGGGCACGCCGCCGGCCACGTTGCACGGCGAGGCCGTCGTGGATGACACCGTGCTGTTCGACGGCGAGGCTGTGGCCGTGCGGATCGAGCCGATCGCAGCGATGCCCGGCCTGCGGGCCTCGGTGCTGTCCTCGCGGATGCGGCCGAAACGTTGGGTGGCCGGGCGCGCGGCGCAGCTCGGGACCACCGGCGCGTTCGTGGTCCGCGACGGCGAGCTGGGCCCCCGCGCGGTGAAGCGGTCGACGTTCTACCGACACACGGAAGGCTGGCTGGCCGTCCGGTGACGAGCGCAGCGAGGAGGCCGGCGCATCGAGCACCGTCCGGTGACGAGCGCAGCGAGCCGGTAGCGTCGACACGTGAACATCCGTCCGCTGCGTCAGTCGGTACGTCCCAGCCCGATCTTCCTGGGGATCGTGGCCCTCACGCTCGCGGCGGGCGCGCTGGCCTGGTTTTGCGGGGACGCCATCGAGCCGCTGTCCTATGCCGCGGTGTTTGTCCTGGTGGTCGCGGGGTGGCTCGTCTCGCTGTGCCTGCACGAATTCGGCCACGCGTATACCGCGTGGAAGTTCGGTGACCACGACATCGCGGTGCGCGGCTACCTGGCGCTGAATCCGCTCAAGTACTCCAACCCGATGCTGTCGCTGGGTCTGCCGCTGCTGTTCATCGCTCTCGGCGGTATCGGCCTGCCCGGCGGGGCCGTCTATGTCCGCACGGGCTGGATGACGCCGCGGCAACGCACCCAGGTCAGCCTGGCCGGCCCGCTGGCCAATGTGGTGTTGGCGGTGCTCCTGCTGACGGCGGTGGGCCTGTTCTTCGACCCGGCGCACCTGGTGTTCTGGGGCGGGCTCGCCTTCCTGGGGTTCCTGCAAGTGACGGCGGTCCTGTTGAACCTGCTTCCCATTCCCGGTCTCGACGGATACGGCGCGCTGGAGCCGCACCTCAAACCGGAGACCCAACGAGCGCTGGAACCGGCCAAGGGCTGGGGTTTCCTGATTCTGCTGGTCGTGCTGCTGGTGCCGCAGCTCAACCAGGTGTTCTTCGCGGTGGTGTTCTGGTTCGTGGACCTGTCCGGGATCAACGGTTCGCTGGTGTCGATCGGCGGCGGCCTGACCCGGTTCTGGTCCGCCTGGCTCTGAGGCCTTGCAACATATGCGACTTTACGCATATATTCGGCGGCATGGGAGCTGGACACGACCACAGCCACGGCGGCGGTGACACGCGCGTCGGCCGGATGATCATCGGCGCGGCGATCCTCGGCGCGTTCTTCGTCGTCGAACTCGTCACCGCGCTGATGATCAACTCGATCGCGCTGCTCGCCGACGCCGGACACATGCTCACCGACCTGGTCGCGATGTTCATGGGCCTGACGGCGGTGCTGCTGGCCCGTCGCGGATCCACCTCCGCGGCCCGGACCTACGGTTGGCACCGCGCCGAGGTGTTCACCGCCGTCGCCAATGCCGCCCTGCTGTTGGGTGTCGCCGGGTTCATCCTCTACGAGGCCTTCGAGCGACTCGGGGACGCACCCGAGGTCCCCGGGGTACCGCTCATCGTCGTCGCGTTGGCCGGCCTGATCGCCAACGCCGCCGTGATGCTGCTGCTGCGCTCGGACTCCGAGCACAGCCTGGCCGTCAGGGGCGCCTACATGGAGGTCGTCGCCGACACCGTCGGCAGCATCGGCGTGCTGATCGCGGGCATCGTCACCGTCACCACCGGGTGGCCCTACGCCGACGTGGTCGTCGCCGTCCTGGTCGCACTGTGGGTGCTACCGCGGGCGTTCGCCCTCGCCAGGGCCGCCCTGCGGATCCTCAGCGAGTCCTCGCCCGCCCATATCGACGTCGAAGAGTTGCGCAGTGCGTTGCGCGACGTCCCCGGCGTCACCGAGGTGCACGATCTGCATGTGTGGACGCTGGTGCCCGGCCGGGATATGGCCACGGCGCACCTGACGAGCACCGCCGATGCGACCCGGGTCCTGGTCGCCGCCCAGGCGGTGCTGGCGGCACGCGGCCTCGAACACGCCACGGTGCAGGTCGAGCCGCCCGGCGGCGTCGGCGACTGCGGCGCGAACGCCTGCTAGACCAGGCCGAGCGCGGCCCGGGCGGCCGGGTCGCAGTCGTCCAGCAGGTCCAGGCACCGCGCGTACTCCGGAGTCTCACCGATCTCCTGGGCGGCGCGCGCCAGCGCGGCCACGCAGCGCAGGAAGCCACGGTTGGGTTCATGCGCGTAGGGCACCGGGCCGAAACCCTTCCAGCCGTTACGGCGCAGCTGATCGAGCCCGCGGTGATACCCGGTGCGGGCATACGCATAGGCGGCCACCGGCTGATCCTCGGCCAGCGCCTCCTCGGCAAGCGTCGCCCAGGCCACCGAGGCACTCGGGTGCGCGGCGGCGACGATCGCGGCCTTCTCGCCGGCGTCCAGTTCGCCCTCAGCTTCCGTATCGCCCGGCAGCAGCACCGGATCCGGCCCCAACAGGTCGCCCATTCGCGTCATAGGCCTATTGTGCCGTGCGGGCGTACGCCGGCTGTGATTAGGCTTGCGCTGAAGCATCACGAGGGAGGACTGCAGTAGGGATGTCGAACCCAACCGAACCCGAAGGCGGGAAGCAGGACCCCAACCCGGATGCGCCGGAGGCCGACGACTCCGCGAAGCGCCGGTTCACCGCGCCGTCGGGTTTCGACGGATCCACCCAGATCATCGAGTCGGTACCCGAACCCCCCACCGAGATCTTCGCCGCCGGTGCCCCCACGGAGATGATCGATAGCACCAAAATGGCTGCCCCACAGGTCATTCCACCGCGTGATGACGCGCCGAAGCCGCCAGGGGCCCGGCGCAGCTGGGGCTGGGTGATCGCCGTCGTGTTGGTGATCGCGGCGCTGGTGGCGCTCGCCGTGCTGGGCACGGTGCTGTTGACCCGCGGCGGCGCCAACGCGACATCGCAAGAGGACCAGGTCCGCTCCACCATCGAGAGCTTCGATGCTGCCATCCAGAAGGGGGACTTGGCCACGCTGCGCGGCATCACCTGCGGCGCCACCCGGGAGAGCTACGTCAACTACGACGACCGCTCCTGGACCGAGACCCACAAGCGGGTCGCGGCCGCCAAGCAGTACCCGGTGGTGGCCAGTATCGACGAGGTGGTGGTGGTCGACGACCACGCCGAGGCGAATGTCACCACCTTCATGGCCAACGCGCCGCAGACGCGTTCCACGCGGAGCTTCGATCTGCAGTTCCGTGACGACCAGTGGAAGATCTGCCAGAACGGCTGAGCGGCACAGCCTCCCGGCTAGGCGTCTGCTCGGTGGGTGACGTGGGTTTGGGCCAGCAGCCGCAACGCGTTGTCCGATGACGATCCCGGCTCGGCGGTGTACACGATCAGCACCTGATCCTCGTCACCGCACGGGTTGAGCGCCTGGTACTGCACGGTGAGCTCACCGACCAGGGGGTGGTGATAGCTCTTGGTCCCCGTTGTCCGGCGTTGCACGTCGTGGCGGGCCCACCAGCTGCGGAACTCCTCGGAGTGGATCGACAACTCGCCGATCAATGCGGACAGTTTGGGGTCATCGGGGTAGCGGCCGGCGTCGTGGCGCAGCATCGCGACGGTGTCGACGGCCACCTGATGCCAATCTGCGTAGAGCTCACGCGCGTGCGGATCGAAGAAGACGAAGCGCGCCTGGTTGCGCTGCGGAGCGGGCAGCTGACGGAACTCGGTGATCAGCGCACCGGCCAACCGGTTGTGCGCGAGCACGTCCAGGCGCCGGCCCAGGACGAACGCCGGGGACACCACGAGATCGAGACGGTCCAGCAGATCCAGGGTCGCGGGATGGACCCGCTGGGGACGCGGACGCGCGCGGCGGGTGACCGGCTGCGGGCGGCCGAGCTCGTGCAGGTGTTCGCGTTCGGCGTCATCGAGTTGCAGGGCGGTGGCGAGCGCCTCCAGCACATCGACCGACGCGCTGCGGCTGCGGCCCTGTTCGAGCCGGGTGTAGTAGTCCACGCTCACGCCGGCCAGCTGGGCGAGCTCCTCGCGTCGTAGTCCCGGCACGCGACGACGCGCAGGCCCCGCGTCCACACCCGCGGCATCGGGGGCAAGTCGCGCCCGGCGGGTGCTGAGGAAATCAGCAAGCTCGGATCGGTTCCTGTCCACCGCACCAGTGTGGCGTGGCGGACGACCTGCGACACCGCCGAGGGTGGCCCAATTCGTCCCAGGATCAAACGGGCCCGTCCAACCGCGTCTGCGGGCACCTGTCGGGGGTTTCATCGAGTGCATCACCCGACGACGAAAGGACGATGACATGACGACACTGCTCACCGCCACGCCGCTGGCCGGACGCACCGCGGTCGTGACCGGCGCCTCCAGCGGGATCGGCGCGGCCACCGCCGAACGGCTGGCGGCGCTGGGCGCCAAGGTCGCTGTGGTCGCACGGCGCAAGGACAGGCTCGACGAGCTGGTGGCACGCATCGCCGCGGGCGGCGGCACCGCACGTG is part of the Mycobacterium adipatum genome and harbors:
- a CDS encoding cytochrome P450, yielding MTHTLPPVHMRRNGFDPVPELAAIRDHAGVQSVVGALGNTVYLVTRHEDVKAVLADHEHFSNSRPPGFTLPGAPEMSSEELAKARAGNLLGLDPPEHQRLRRLLTPEFTIRRMKRLEPRIAEIVEAHLDAMAAGGAPADLVSEFALPVPSLVICELLGVPYDDRDDFQHRSARQLDLSLPIAERMELQQQSRSYMHSLVRQARRTPGEDILGMLIREHGDSLSDDELVGIAGLLLLAGHETTSNMLGLGTLALLRRPDQLALVRDDPDAIGPAIEELLRWLSVVHHAIPRFTTADVEVSGVVIPAGALVFASLPAGNRDPAFIDRPDELDLRRGAPGHLAFGHGVHHCLGAPLARMEMRIAFPALLNRFPTLALAEPFEDVEFRDFHFIYGLRSLPVRW
- a CDS encoding ferredoxin, with protein sequence MRVEADQDSCITAGNCVMVADAVFDQDDDGLVVVLTEQVPESEIERVREAVKLCPASALRLLD
- a CDS encoding HNH endonuclease signature motif containing protein, which gives rise to MFEELDRVDLAGMSDDTLISAVTAATRSEAAAAARRLALVAEVTARQCDDEDDICAHQLIDGWAYAKAQVGAACNLSPWAASKQMRIAQALRDRLPRTAGMFAKGLVSAAVVDSITWRTRLVTDADALALIDAGIAGSATEFGTLSEKGLIEAVDYWVHKFDPCAVIRSQTAARDRCIEFGDRDDADGVVSFWGRMRVTDAQISDTRLDELADGVCDNDPRTKRERRADAVAAVLAGAQRLTCLCGNPDCAGSGKDPRAGGVTIYVFPEQAPDTGHGAPPVPDPQPAAPSPAPTGPTPVSPATDSTSSHEQPAAESGAPDQPTPAAPAARFGSGAGISLDGAIIPARLLAELAAGGATVRTLAHAGNLGTEPRYRPSAKLAAFVRMRSMTCCFPGCGRPAHKTDLDHVTPWPAGATHPGNLRPLCREHHLLKTMRSGWTPSAHADGSTTWTAPTGHRYTTTPGAAILFPHFNIDTPVPRVRRISLIGDPAGRGSAIPRRQRTRAQTREQRVNAERTRNAAELSLQLMREQIAREDSARTEKAGMAKPGGAQGRAAGYFDTGPTFPGVDPFTDADPPPF
- a CDS encoding PaaI family thioesterase; protein product: MTDFGLDPRRVDPQYDRHGGFPVFEAADPGPGFARFLTAMRRAQDLAVSVNPDSDTWSAAADRVEELVALLEPHQAAEGVGPANRVPSLPGAGSLLMPPWHVSTFEADGVELTVQFSRFHVGGNQAVHGGVLPLLFDSVFGMIIHATGRPISRTAFLHVDYRRVTPIDTPLTVRGWLREAEGRKAFVNAELRDADGNVLAESNGLMIRLLPGQP
- a CDS encoding adenylosuccinate synthase gives rise to the protein MPAIVLIGAQWGDEGKGKATDLLGGRVQWVVRYQGGNNAGHTVVLPTGENFALHLIPSGILTPGVTNVIGNGVVVDPGVLLTELSGLEDRGVDTSRLLISADAHLLMPYHVAIDKVTERYMGNKKIGTTGRGIGPCYQDKVARLGIRAADVLDPALLAQKIEAALELKNQILVKIYNRKALDADEVVSTLLEQADGFKHRIADARLLLNEALENGETVLLEGSQGTLLDVDHGTYPFVTSSNPTAGGAAVGSGIGPTRITTVLGILKAYTTRVGSGPFPTELFDEHGAYLAKTGGEVGVTTGRPRRCGWFDAVIARYATRVNGITDYFLTKLDVLSSLETVPVCVGYTVDGKRTDEMPMTQSDIARAEPIYEELPGWWEDISGAREFDDLPAKARDYVLRLEELAGAHVSCIGVGPGREQTIVRRDILA
- a CDS encoding peptidase M50 codes for the protein MTTTNGRPDCAVLLFGGHRAPRGLAHLPALTVQEATQVDAVTNCRRIVVVGADKDLATVLTRLMKTEKLAVEVAFVPRRRTAATRAHGLPAGRRAVRAALTHDATRVPLIRDDSGRVLVGAGLWVGETELEKGTPPATLHGEAVVDDTVLFDGEAVAVRIEPIAAMPGLRASVLSSRMRPKRWVAGRAAQLGTTGAFVVRDGELGPRAVKRSTFYRHTEGWLAVR
- a CDS encoding site-2 protease family protein, which encodes MNIRPLRQSVRPSPIFLGIVALTLAAGALAWFCGDAIEPLSYAAVFVLVVAGWLVSLCLHEFGHAYTAWKFGDHDIAVRGYLALNPLKYSNPMLSLGLPLLFIALGGIGLPGGAVYVRTGWMTPRQRTQVSLAGPLANVVLAVLLLTAVGLFFDPAHLVFWGGLAFLGFLQVTAVLLNLLPIPGLDGYGALEPHLKPETQRALEPAKGWGFLILLVVLLVPQLNQVFFAVVFWFVDLSGINGSLVSIGGGLTRFWSAWL
- a CDS encoding cation diffusion facilitator family transporter; translation: MGAGHDHSHGGGDTRVGRMIIGAAILGAFFVVELVTALMINSIALLADAGHMLTDLVAMFMGLTAVLLARRGSTSAARTYGWHRAEVFTAVANAALLLGVAGFILYEAFERLGDAPEVPGVPLIVVALAGLIANAAVMLLLRSDSEHSLAVRGAYMEVVADTVGSIGVLIAGIVTVTTGWPYADVVVAVLVALWVLPRAFALARAALRILSESSPAHIDVEELRSALRDVPGVTEVHDLHVWTLVPGRDMATAHLTSTADATRVLVAAQAVLAARGLEHATVQVEPPGGVGDCGANAC
- a CDS encoding DUF3151 domain-containing protein is translated as MTRMGDLLGPDPVLLPGDTEAEGELDAGEKAAIVAAAHPSASVAWATLAEEALAEDQPVAAYAYARTGYHRGLDQLRRNGWKGFGPVPYAHEPNRGFLRCVAALARAAQEIGETPEYARCLDLLDDCDPAARAALGLV
- a CDS encoding DUF4878 domain-containing protein produces the protein MSNPTEPEGGKQDPNPDAPEADDSAKRRFTAPSGFDGSTQIIESVPEPPTEIFAAGAPTEMIDSTKMAAPQVIPPRDDAPKPPGARRSWGWVIAVVLVIAALVALAVLGTVLLTRGGANATSQEDQVRSTIESFDAAIQKGDLATLRGITCGATRESYVNYDDRSWTETHKRVAAAKQYPVVASIDEVVVVDDHAEANVTTFMANAPQTRSTRSFDLQFRDDQWKICQNG
- a CDS encoding helix-turn-helix transcriptional regulator, with the translated sequence MDRNRSELADFLSTRRARLAPDAAGVDAGPARRRVPGLRREELAQLAGVSVDYYTRLEQGRSRSASVDVLEALATALQLDDAEREHLHELGRPQPVTRRARPRPQRVHPATLDLLDRLDLVVSPAFVLGRRLDVLAHNRLAGALITEFRQLPAPQRNQARFVFFDPHARELYADWHQVAVDTVAMLRHDAGRYPDDPKLSALIGELSIHSEEFRSWWARHDVQRRTTGTKSYHHPLVGELTVQYQALNPCGDEDQVLIVYTAEPGSSSDNALRLLAQTHVTHRADA